The following are encoded in a window of Solidesulfovibrio magneticus RS-1 genomic DNA:
- a CDS encoding AI-2E family transporter → MNQARKPIYSVFLLLILAGALSLAAIVLAPFVNILIIGVVLAALFRPVQRRVERLCGPRPTLAALLTTGLIFTCIIIPIFFFLGSLLAQGVQSVNALQAQLAATDFNKLFSHEAISPYMDWVQEHLPFLDLKKLALQADLIDISKTAGQMLIDSGTKIIGNVFVLTMNFVILMFVLFFLIRDGERMMQRLRYLLPLTTDQENRIFRQLDDVAKSVILGAFFIALAQGLAGGIGLFIVGIKPFFWGCMMGFASLIPVVGTAIIWLPVAIYLMLTGHWQWGLFLMGWGAVVVSGIDSIIRPLLMQNRSNMSTFWVFLSIIGGIKFFGALGILYGPLILGFAMVMLTLYAEDYRHVLEERGAAPAPTDCLPED, encoded by the coding sequence ATGAACCAAGCCCGCAAGCCCATCTATTCGGTGTTTCTGCTGCTTATCCTGGCCGGCGCGCTCAGCCTGGCCGCCATCGTGCTCGCGCCTTTCGTCAATATTTTGATCATCGGCGTGGTGCTGGCCGCCCTGTTTCGGCCCGTGCAGCGCCGGGTCGAGCGGCTTTGCGGCCCCCGGCCCACCCTGGCCGCTCTGCTGACCACCGGGCTTATCTTCACCTGCATCATCATCCCGATCTTTTTCTTCCTGGGGTCGCTCTTGGCCCAGGGCGTGCAATCCGTCAACGCCCTGCAGGCCCAACTGGCGGCCACGGACTTCAACAAGCTTTTCAGCCACGAAGCCATTTCGCCCTACATGGACTGGGTCCAGGAGCATCTGCCCTTTCTCGACCTCAAAAAGCTCGCCCTGCAAGCCGATCTCATCGACATTTCCAAGACCGCCGGCCAGATGCTCATCGACAGCGGCACCAAGATCATCGGCAACGTGTTCGTGCTGACCATGAACTTCGTGATCCTCATGTTCGTGCTGTTTTTCCTCATCCGCGACGGCGAACGCATGATGCAACGTCTGCGCTACCTGCTGCCCCTGACCACGGACCAGGAAAACCGCATCTTCCGCCAACTCGACGACGTGGCCAAGTCGGTGATCCTGGGGGCCTTTTTCATCGCCCTGGCCCAGGGGCTGGCCGGCGGCATCGGGCTTTTCATCGTCGGCATCAAGCCCTTTTTCTGGGGCTGCATGATGGGGTTCGCCTCGCTTATTCCGGTGGTCGGCACGGCCATCATCTGGCTGCCCGTGGCCATCTACCTCATGCTCACCGGGCATTGGCAGTGGGGGCTTTTCCTCATGGGCTGGGGGGCCGTCGTGGTCTCGGGCATCGATTCCATCATCCGGCCGCTGCTCATGCAAAACCGGTCCAACATGTCCACCTTCTGGGTGTTTCTCTCCATCATCGGCGGCATCAAGTTCTTCGGGGCCCTGGGCATCCTCTACGGCCCGCTCATCCTGGGCTTTGCCATGGTGATGCTGACGCTCTACGCCGAGGACTACCGCCACGTGCTCGAAGAGCGCGGCGCGGCCCCGGCCCCGACCGACTGCCTGCCGGAAGACTGA
- a CDS encoding MinD/ParA family protein, with protein MNRVAESKTSDLPREDGLLETGGAWTRVLAVASGKGGVGKTSVAVNLAFSLGGLGKRVCLLDADLGLSNVDVLLGINPVVTLEQVLFDGVPMERAILSVGRNVDVVSGSSGVSRMAELSRNKRTDLVREFHKLINYDYLLVDNSPGISAQVVSMCLACGDVLVIVNPEPSSITDAYALIKVFKENGLHRPPLIVINRSLSHQRSQAVFERIQKTAENHLGVNCRLAGIIPDDPALYRAATRQTPLVEMESASPAAKAFRDLARRLDAAGRDSANLTRPEHFFDQTVIRLQQAPILPPGLSGSGRPAVSGELARRLEALMRRLAANSRLLAQTDPEAARDTEARIEDVRELLDSLAGAAQGETGDEILAEDNAPARTETPPPNPSLSQPDQKAMVICPDPMWRAILENILKDLGLELCPMSDETAAIQPPDLLLVRQAPSAGLADLLAAKGDRPTLFLAANHDQAARFAALPAKEPREILTMPVELMDIQGAVCNLLAAAASRLRETPHLGHHDHRT; from the coding sequence ATGAACCGCGTCGCCGAATCCAAAACCTCCGACCTGCCCCGGGAGGACGGCCTCCTGGAAACCGGCGGGGCCTGGACCCGGGTCCTGGCCGTGGCCAGCGGCAAGGGCGGCGTGGGCAAGACCAGCGTGGCCGTGAACCTGGCCTTTTCCCTGGGCGGGCTCGGCAAGCGGGTCTGCCTGCTCGACGCCGACCTGGGGTTGTCCAACGTCGACGTGCTGCTGGGCATCAACCCGGTGGTCACCCTGGAGCAGGTGCTGTTCGACGGCGTGCCCATGGAGCGGGCCATCTTGTCCGTGGGACGAAACGTGGACGTGGTGTCGGGGTCGTCGGGCGTGTCGCGCATGGCCGAGCTGTCGCGCAACAAGCGTACCGATCTGGTGCGCGAGTTCCACAAGCTCATCAACTACGACTATCTGCTGGTGGACAATTCGCCCGGCATTTCGGCCCAGGTCGTCTCCATGTGCCTGGCCTGCGGCGACGTGCTGGTCATCGTCAATCCCGAGCCGTCCTCCATCACCGACGCCTATGCTCTCATCAAGGTTTTCAAGGAAAACGGCCTGCACCGGCCGCCGCTTATCGTCATCAACCGGTCGCTGTCCCACCAGCGCAGCCAGGCCGTGTTCGAGCGCATCCAGAAAACCGCCGAAAACCACCTGGGCGTCAATTGCCGTTTGGCCGGCATCATCCCCGACGATCCGGCCCTGTACCGAGCCGCCACCCGGCAAACGCCCCTGGTGGAGATGGAAAGCGCCTCGCCGGCCGCCAAGGCCTTCCGCGATTTGGCCAGGCGGCTGGACGCCGCCGGCCGCGACAGCGCGAACCTCACCCGGCCGGAGCATTTCTTCGACCAAACCGTCATCCGCCTCCAGCAGGCCCCGATCCTGCCGCCGGGCCTGAGCGGTTCGGGCCGGCCGGCCGTCTCCGGTGAATTGGCCAGACGCCTGGAAGCCCTCATGCGGCGGCTGGCGGCCAATTCCCGGCTGCTGGCCCAGACCGACCCCGAAGCGGCCCGGGACACCGAAGCCCGCATCGAGGACGTGCGCGAACTCCTCGACAGCCTGGCCGGGGCAGCACAAGGCGAGACCGGCGACGAGATCCTTGCCGAGGACAACGCCCCGGCCAGGACCGAAACGCCGCCCCCGAACCCGAGCCTGTCCCAGCCCGACCAAAAGGCCATGGTCATTTGCCCCGATCCCATGTGGCGAGCCATTCTCGAAAATATTCTAAAGGACCTGGGCCTTGAGCTTTGCCCCATGTCCGACGAAACCGCCGCCATCCAGCCGCCGGATCTGCTCCTGGTGCGCCAGGCGCCGTCGGCAGGGCTTGCCGACCTGTTGGCCGCCAAGGGGGACCGCCCCACGCTCTTTCTGGCCGCCAACCACGACCAGGCCGCCCGGTTCGCGGCCCTGCCGGCCAAGGAGCCGCGGGAGATACTGACCATGCCCGTGGAACTCATGGACATCCAGGGCGCGGTCTGCAATCTGCTGGCTGCCGCCGCCAGCCGCCTCCGCGAGACGCCGCACCTGGGCCACCACGACCATCGGACATGA
- a CDS encoding rubredoxin: MSAPENMWQCQTTNCGYIYDPDRGDRKGKIPAGTSFEDLPEGWKCPICGGGKKCFRPLAGPGSTKEVKCPV; the protein is encoded by the coding sequence ATGTCCGCGCCTGAGAACATGTGGCAGTGTCAGACCACCAATTGCGGGTACATCTACGATCCCGACCGGGGCGACCGCAAAGGCAAGATTCCGGCCGGAACGTCCTTTGAGGATCTTCCCGAAGGTTGGAAATGTCCCATCTGCGGCGGCGGCAAGAAGTGCTTCCGTCCCCTGGCCGGCCCTGGGTCGACCAAGGAAGTCAAATGTCCCGTCTGA
- a CDS encoding 3'-5' exonuclease: MSRLLSGLLDRLRRPFVRPPVHPALAAHRAVQAGRKAGAFLGDLEFVVLDTELTGFDPKRDAIVSVAAVRLRGLSIMAGETFAALTRPQRDVPRQSSLVHGLTASTLSQAADLEAVLLRLLDFIGPAVIVGHHVDLDMGFLNAASRRYFGDELAAPCIDTLRLAMAYEEKRLSLEGGAGLEHAAFDLPSLCRRYGLPEFAAHDARHDALAAAYLFVYLAKKLGQGRALTLPDLWRAGRHWWM, encoded by the coding sequence ATGAGCCGGCTTCTGAGCGGTCTTCTGGATCGCCTGAGGCGTCCCTTTGTCCGGCCCCCGGTCCATCCGGCCCTGGCCGCCCACCGGGCCGTCCAGGCCGGGCGCAAGGCCGGGGCGTTTCTTGGCGACCTCGAATTCGTGGTCCTCGACACCGAACTCACCGGGTTTGATCCCAAACGTGACGCCATCGTGTCCGTGGCTGCGGTACGTCTGCGGGGCCTTTCCATCATGGCCGGCGAGACCTTCGCCGCTTTGACCCGGCCGCAGCGTGACGTGCCGCGCCAGTCCTCCCTGGTCCATGGCCTGACCGCCTCGACCCTCAGCCAAGCCGCCGATCTTGAGGCCGTTTTGCTAAGGCTCCTCGATTTCATCGGTCCGGCCGTCATCGTCGGCCATCATGTTGATTTGGACATGGGGTTTTTAAACGCCGCCAGCCGCCGTTATTTTGGCGACGAACTGGCCGCGCCCTGCATCGACACCCTGCGTCTGGCCATGGCCTACGAAGAAAAACGCCTGTCCCTGGAGGGCGGGGCCGGGCTGGAACATGCCGCCTTCGACCTGCCAAGCCTGTGCCGTCGCTATGGCCTGCCCGAATTCGCCGCCCATGACGCCCGACACGACGCCCTGGCCGCCGCCTACCTCTTTGTCTACCTGGCCAAAAAGCTCGGTCAAGGCCGGGCGCTGACCCTGCCCGACCTGTGGCGGGCCGGCCGGCATTGGTGGATGTAG
- a CDS encoding rhomboid family intramembrane serine protease — protein MTDAPRPAAPRRALPPPTRASLWPRPGLRDITQTATGSASPATAIRAREWELVLTARAIPHAIRRQGGGYRLLVPRRRAEEALNELAAYAAEREARPLPDPEADAAALAGRPPTWPTVVAVMGVLAGVWGIFLGRSVIFGRLIDWRELAAGDSARMLAGQWHRAVTSLFLHADPAHLFGNAASGALFLSLLSREVGVGLAFFLSIAAGGCGNTLKAVIQGPGMHFLGASTAVFGALGALGGARLAHRWPPLTFRRSAPAGAVLMLLAMLGAGGEDAGPIDLAGHFFGFLCGAVLGLCAGFAVARQGRPGRAAQAAFAAAALGVAAWAFGAALR, from the coding sequence GTGACCGACGCCCCCCGTCCCGCCGCGCCGCGCCGCGCCCTGCCGCCGCCGACGCGGGCCTCGCTGTGGCCCAGGCCCGGGCTGCGCGATATCACCCAGACGGCCACCGGTTCGGCCTCGCCGGCCACGGCCATCCGCGCCCGGGAATGGGAACTCGTGCTGACCGCCCGGGCCATCCCCCACGCCATCCGCCGCCAGGGCGGCGGCTACCGCCTGCTCGTGCCGCGCCGCCGGGCCGAGGAGGCCCTGAACGAACTGGCCGCCTACGCCGCCGAGCGGGAAGCCCGGCCCTTGCCGGATCCCGAGGCCGACGCGGCGGCCTTGGCCGGCCGCCCGCCCACCTGGCCGACGGTTGTGGCCGTCATGGGCGTCCTGGCCGGCGTCTGGGGGATATTTCTGGGCCGCAGCGTCATTTTTGGCCGCCTCATCGACTGGCGGGAACTGGCCGCCGGCGATTCGGCTCGGATGCTGGCCGGCCAGTGGCATCGCGCCGTCACCAGCCTTTTCCTCCATGCCGATCCGGCCCACCTGTTCGGCAACGCAGCCAGTGGGGCGCTTTTCCTGTCGCTGCTGTCCCGGGAGGTCGGGGTGGGGCTGGCCTTTTTCCTGTCCATCGCCGCCGGCGGTTGCGGCAACACGCTCAAGGCCGTGATCCAGGGTCCGGGCATGCATTTTCTCGGCGCGTCCACGGCCGTGTTCGGCGCTCTTGGCGCCCTTGGCGGAGCGCGGCTGGCCCACCGCTGGCCGCCCTTGACTTTTCGCCGCTCGGCCCCGGCCGGGGCGGTGCTCATGCTGCTGGCCATGCTCGGAGCCGGCGGCGAGGACGCCGGTCCCATCGATCTGGCCGGCCATTTCTTCGGCTTTCTGTGCGGCGCGGTCCTTGGCCTGTGCGCCGGTTTCGCCGTGGCCCGCCAGGGCCGGCCCGGCCGCGCCGCCCAGGCCGCCTTCGCCGCCGCCGCTCTGGGCGTGGCGGCTTGGGCTTTTGGCGCGGCGTTGAGGTAA
- a CDS encoding PH domain-containing protein: MSLKGLVFEGEEIRYRTGKHWIVLAKAAVLFALALIVWSSEPTLTKLVQFKVPEELERFVPKILAVGVWLIRYVFFILFTLLALVRLFSFFTLRVGLTDKRLLCDDALFGSFSLDLGKIESVKCEPGVFGGLLGYGKMILTASSSQRLVITNLRRPHVLAQEIFAAK, from the coding sequence ATGAGCCTTAAGGGCCTTGTGTTCGAGGGTGAGGAGATCCGGTACCGGACGGGCAAGCACTGGATCGTGCTGGCCAAGGCGGCGGTGCTGTTTGCCTTGGCCCTGATCGTCTGGTCGAGCGAACCGACGCTCACCAAGCTTGTGCAGTTCAAGGTGCCCGAGGAACTGGAACGCTTCGTGCCGAAGATCCTGGCTGTCGGCGTGTGGCTTATTCGCTATGTGTTCTTCATACTGTTCACGCTGCTGGCCTTGGTGCGGCTTTTCTCCTTTTTCACCCTGCGCGTGGGCCTCACCGACAAGCGTCTGTTGTGCGATGACGCGCTTTTCGGCAGCTTCTCGCTGGATCTCGGTAAGATCGAGTCGGTCAAGTGCGAGCCTGGCGTTTTCGGCGGCCTGCTCGGCTACGGCAAGATGATCCTGACCGCCTCGAGCAGCCAGCGGCTGGTTATCACCAACCTGCGCCGGCCCCATGTGCTGGCTCAGGAGATTTTCGCCGCGAAATAG
- a CDS encoding CBS domain-containing protein, whose amino-acid sequence MSLPDPSRQPDAVAAFLAVVPPFDRLPPDERSILAAVGRVELFLEGETIAEPDGETTEEAVCCIQRGSVVFVGQGDASGLADARGEGECFGLGGALPGASEGCRAVAASDAFLVRLPGAAYAAMARRHPFVAAYFANCLDKQACRADDGLGLEAAEADGDYLFTRLAGEVASPGIVSVARGTDLPATARVMEEAGVGSVLVREASGTVIGIVTDRDLRRAVARGMGLAAPVETLMSTPVAAIDAVTPCFEALSRMTEAGIRHLLVTRDGEPAGLVTANDLLLAHGRSPMALLRAIRRAAGLDDLMALSHRAGPLAAALAARGAGAATVGGILAMTAQGLLGRLVELAERRFGPPPGKWCWLLLGPAARRELLPGQGLDAVVAVDCGGDDILERAMDTYCRAVLPALAEELAACRLGGGRLLGPVRLSGLVALAAQGRDLDGLDLLPAVGGAGLLDAVRQRLAADRPDPGLVLSALGAVVARPTPLGVHQGKLAERAGGFAPVFDLDGRGSGAVSAMARLAAAFYGLPELGTARRLAALAARGHLPETVAQNAGQAWAFFEGERLAARLAGQADPDVVARPGMLSARKRQECRAAFAAVEALRQTLAAMLAGMGAGQ is encoded by the coding sequence ATGTCCCTGCCCGATCCCTCGCGCCAACCCGATGCCGTGGCCGCCTTCCTGGCCGTCGTGCCGCCTTTTGACCGCCTGCCGCCGGACGAACGGTCCATCCTGGCCGCTGTCGGCCGGGTGGAGTTGTTCCTTGAAGGCGAGACCATCGCCGAGCCTGATGGCGAGACGACCGAGGAGGCCGTGTGCTGCATCCAGCGTGGTTCGGTGGTGTTTGTTGGCCAGGGCGACGCCTCGGGGCTGGCCGACGCGCGCGGGGAAGGGGAGTGCTTCGGCCTTGGCGGCGCGCTTCCCGGCGCATCGGAAGGCTGCCGGGCCGTGGCCGCCAGCGACGCGTTTTTGGTGCGTTTGCCCGGCGCGGCCTATGCCGCCATGGCCAGGCGGCATCCCTTTGTGGCCGCCTATTTCGCCAACTGCCTGGACAAGCAAGCCTGCCGGGCCGACGACGGTCTGGGGTTGGAAGCGGCCGAGGCCGATGGGGACTACCTCTTCACCCGGCTGGCCGGGGAGGTGGCTTCGCCCGGCATCGTGTCCGTGGCCCGGGGCACGGACCTGCCGGCCACGGCCCGGGTCATGGAGGAAGCCGGTGTGGGCTCGGTGCTCGTGCGCGAGGCTTCGGGCACGGTCATCGGCATCGTCACCGACCGCGACCTGCGCCGGGCCGTGGCCCGGGGCATGGGCCTTGCCGCTCCGGTCGAGACGCTCATGTCCACGCCCGTGGCCGCCATCGACGCGGTAACACCCTGTTTCGAGGCCTTAAGCCGCATGACCGAGGCCGGCATCCGCCATCTGCTGGTGACCAGGGACGGGGAGCCGGCCGGGCTGGTCACGGCCAATGACCTGCTCCTGGCCCACGGCCGTTCGCCCATGGCCCTCTTGCGGGCCATCCGCCGGGCGGCCGGCCTGGACGACCTTATGGCCCTGTCCCATCGGGCCGGCCCCCTGGCCGCCGCCCTGGCCGCGCGCGGGGCCGGAGCGGCCACGGTGGGCGGCATCCTGGCCATGACCGCCCAGGGCCTGCTCGGGCGGCTGGTGGAGCTGGCCGAGCGGCGTTTCGGCCCGCCGCCGGGCAAATGGTGCTGGCTGCTCCTGGGGCCGGCCGCCCGGCGCGAACTCCTGCCCGGCCAGGGACTGGACGCGGTCGTGGCCGTCGACTGCGGCGGGGACGACATCCTGGAGCGGGCCATGGACACCTACTGCCGGGCCGTGCTGCCGGCCCTGGCCGAGGAGCTGGCCGCCTGCCGCCTGGGCGGCGGCCGGCTTCTGGGTCCGGTGCGGCTGTCGGGCCTCGTGGCCCTGGCTGCCCAGGGCCGCGATCTGGACGGCCTGGACCTGCTGCCGGCCGTGGGCGGGGCCGGACTCCTGGACGCGGTCCGGCAGCGGCTGGCCGCGGACCGGCCGGACCCGGGCTTGGTGTTGTCCGCCCTGGGTGCGGTGGTGGCCCGGCCGACGCCGCTTGGGGTGCACCAGGGGAAGCTGGCCGAGCGGGCCGGGGGCTTTGCCCCGGTGTTCGATCTGGACGGACGCGGCAGCGGGGCGGTTTCGGCCATGGCCCGGCTGGCGGCGGCCTTTTACGGACTGCCGGAACTCGGCACGGCCAGGCGTCTGGCCGCCCTGGCCGCCAGGGGCCATCTGCCCGAGACGGTGGCCCAAAACGCCGGCCAGGCCTGGGCGTTTTTCGAGGGCGAGCGCCTGGCCGCCCGGCTGGCCGGCCAGGCCGACCCCGATGTCGTGGCCCGGCCGGGGATGCTCTCCGCCAGAAAACGCCAGGAATGCCGGGCCGCCTTTGCCGCCGTGGAGGCTTTGCGCCAAACCCTTGCCGCCATGCTTGCCGGGATGGGGGCCGGGCAATGA
- a CDS encoding sensor histidine kinase produces the protein MESPVAVIKESLARRSIYQVKLQQPHGLTDRLNFRPVAMNGEALEIESLYHPFDPASLSPGQTIDITIYLLPDADHPPGFINCTTSLIEAVSATRLRLALPRHIDRISHNKTDRLQLEPRHAPILAAWCLVKKCDNIRLLKMVNPLILHMPKGFDHERGLIDISPKGACVSLDRETYRLHKKDIKTGRDLLLQMAFPGPTGSQRHEFLIVASIRYQRPNLVSGRMELGLQFNHSFSPTPKPAWLPCNAEGIAELKWLLQEYKKLYLAEIKTKLSALCDPDSLEAAGAALPDAPADCALSFQAAMNQAALGIFNGCMPQLSNVRLAIQFLRARLPDAEGQEILTNSLEQLEIATMRLENIQETTTGDSSAFETLRPRDIVAQALSFFEHTLAANGIVVERSFQDNLPNIQGDPRQLRLLFKNLLVNALEAMQPHGGRLSLGASVDIHENDLVIAVEDSGGGIPPEVRARIFQPYQSIPGNGAPGLGLAVAQRIASAHGGRIELFTSLGEGSTFAVRLPLATPVPEGRAVSEVRP, from the coding sequence ATGGAATCTCCCGTGGCCGTCATCAAGGAGTCCCTGGCCAGGCGATCCATCTATCAAGTGAAGCTGCAACAGCCCCATGGCCTCACCGACCGGCTCAATTTCCGGCCCGTGGCCATGAACGGCGAAGCCCTGGAAATCGAAAGCCTGTACCATCCCTTTGACCCGGCCAGCCTGTCCCCGGGCCAGACCATCGACATCACCATCTATCTGCTGCCCGACGCCGACCATCCGCCGGGGTTCATCAATTGCACCACCAGCCTGATCGAAGCCGTCTCGGCCACGCGCCTGCGCCTGGCCCTGCCCCGGCACATCGACCGCATCTCCCACAACAAGACCGACCGGCTCCAGCTCGAACCGCGCCACGCGCCCATCCTGGCCGCCTGGTGCCTGGTCAAGAAGTGCGACAACATCCGCCTGCTCAAGATGGTCAACCCGCTCATCCTGCACATGCCCAAAGGCTTCGACCACGAACGGGGACTCATCGACATTTCGCCCAAGGGGGCGTGCGTCTCCCTGGACCGCGAAACCTACCGCCTCCATAAAAAGGACATCAAAACCGGTCGCGATCTGCTGCTCCAGATGGCCTTCCCCGGTCCCACCGGCAGCCAGCGCCACGAATTCCTCATCGTGGCCTCCATCCGCTACCAGCGCCCAAACCTCGTTTCCGGCCGCATGGAACTGGGGCTGCAGTTCAACCACAGTTTCAGCCCCACGCCCAAGCCCGCCTGGCTGCCCTGCAATGCCGAGGGCATCGCCGAACTCAAGTGGCTGCTCCAGGAATACAAAAAGCTCTACCTCGCCGAGATCAAAACCAAGCTCTCGGCCCTGTGCGACCCCGACAGCCTGGAGGCCGCCGGCGCCGCCCTGCCCGATGCGCCGGCCGACTGCGCCCTGAGCTTCCAGGCCGCCATGAACCAGGCGGCCCTGGGCATCTTCAACGGCTGCATGCCCCAGCTCAGCAACGTCCGGCTGGCCATTCAGTTCCTGCGTGCGCGCCTGCCAGACGCCGAGGGCCAAGAAATTCTGACCAACAGCCTGGAACAGCTCGAAATCGCCACCATGCGCCTGGAAAACATCCAGGAAACCACGACCGGCGACAGCTCCGCCTTCGAGACCCTTCGTCCGCGCGACATCGTGGCCCAGGCCCTGTCCTTTTTTGAGCACACCTTGGCCGCCAACGGCATCGTCGTGGAACGCTCCTTCCAGGACAACCTGCCCAACATTCAGGGCGATCCCCGCCAGTTGCGGCTGCTTTTCAAAAATCTCCTGGTCAACGCCCTGGAGGCCATGCAGCCCCACGGCGGCAGACTTAGCCTTGGCGCCTCGGTGGACATCCACGAAAACGATCTGGTCATCGCCGTGGAAGATTCCGGCGGCGGCATTCCGCCCGAAGTGCGCGCCCGGATCTTCCAGCCCTACCAGAGTATCCCGGGCAACGGCGCGCCGGGCCTGGGACTGGCCGTGGCCCAGCGTATCGCCAGCGCCCACGGCGGACGCATCGAACTGTTCACCAGCCTCGGCGAAGGCTCCACCTTTGCCGTGCGCCTGCCCCTGGCCACCCCCGTCCCCGAGGGCAGGGCCGTCAGCGAGGTCCGTCCATGA
- a CDS encoding DUF294 nucleotidyltransferase-like domain-containing protein yields MDPHAAALVAALSAAPDSLALGRELERIRRLIADRAVSRADALETGQLASQLYDAFLVRAAELAREGSPKLPETAGPCCLAVLGSQGRREQFLATDQDNALILGDGVDEAALAAFAARLEHQLAEAGMPPCPKGIMAANSAWRRPLGDWFAAMDAAAARPDEEAVLFISLLADLRPVWGEASLAAALAERVRRRAMESSLLTRGLAREALRFGPPTLIFGHLPSGLFGLGHGSLDLKAAAVYPLVLGVKALALEAGIAAPDTLGRLAGLVAAGCMEPELAAALQDGLARVQSLRLAAQATAWSRGQTADNRLIPARLSAETLADLDAALRAAGRLSEILKHHFSLHCLT; encoded by the coding sequence ATGGACCCACATGCCGCCGCCCTTGTCGCCGCTTTGTCCGCCGCCCCCGACAGCCTGGCCCTGGGGCGGGAACTGGAGCGCATCCGCCGGCTTATCGCCGACCGGGCCGTGTCCCGGGCCGACGCCCTGGAAACCGGACAGTTGGCCAGCCAGTTGTATGACGCGTTTCTCGTGCGCGCGGCCGAACTGGCCCGGGAAGGGTCGCCGAAGCTTCCCGAGACGGCCGGTCCGTGCTGCCTGGCCGTGCTCGGCAGCCAGGGCCGGCGCGAACAGTTCCTGGCCACGGACCAGGACAACGCCTTGATCCTCGGTGATGGCGTCGACGAAGCGGCCCTGGCCGCTTTTGCCGCTCGACTGGAACACCAGCTGGCCGAGGCTGGAATGCCGCCCTGTCCCAAGGGCATCATGGCCGCCAACTCGGCCTGGCGACGGCCGCTTGGGGACTGGTTTGCGGCCATGGACGCCGCCGCCGCCCGCCCGGATGAGGAGGCGGTGCTTTTCATCTCGCTTCTGGCCGATCTGCGGCCGGTCTGGGGCGAGGCGTCCCTGGCCGCCGCCCTGGCCGAGCGGGTGCGCCGCCGGGCCATGGAATCGAGTTTGCTCACCCGGGGACTGGCCCGGGAGGCCCTGCGTTTCGGGCCGCCGACGCTGATTTTCGGCCATCTCCCCAGCGGTCTTTTCGGCCTTGGCCATGGCAGCCTCGATCTCAAGGCCGCCGCCGTGTATCCGCTGGTCCTTGGCGTCAAGGCCCTGGCCCTGGAGGCCGGCATCGCCGCGCCGGACACCCTGGGGCGGCTTGCCGGCCTAGTCGCAGCCGGCTGCATGGAGCCGGAACTCGCCGCGGCCTTGCAGGACGGTCTGGCCCGGGTCCAGTCCCTGCGCCTGGCTGCTCAGGCCACGGCCTGGAGCCGGGGACAAACCGCCGACAACCGCCTGATCCCGGCGCGCCTGTCCGCCGAGACGCTGGCCGATCTCGACGCCGCCCTGCGCGCCGCCGGCCGGTTGTCCGAAATCCTCAAGCACCACTTTAGCCTGCACTGTCTGACCTGA
- a CDS encoding rubrerythrin family protein, whose translation MSKTMNNLQEAFAGESQANRKYLAFAAQAEKDGMIGVAKLFKAAAAAETVHAHTHLRNMKGIGTTAENLKAAIEGETHEFKSMYPAMIEEAKAEGDKAAERGFTFANAVEQLHAELYSAAAKDPAGYPVEDWYVCSVCGYTIAGAAPEKCPVCQALAKAFFKVD comes from the coding sequence ATGTCCAAGACCATGAACAATCTGCAGGAAGCTTTTGCCGGCGAGTCCCAGGCCAACCGCAAGTATCTCGCCTTTGCCGCCCAGGCCGAAAAAGACGGCATGATCGGCGTGGCCAAGCTGTTCAAGGCCGCCGCCGCCGCCGAGACCGTCCACGCCCACACCCATCTGCGCAACATGAAGGGCATCGGGACCACGGCCGAGAACCTCAAGGCCGCCATCGAGGGCGAAACCCACGAATTTAAGTCCATGTACCCGGCCATGATCGAGGAAGCCAAGGCCGAGGGCGATAAGGCGGCCGAGCGCGGCTTCACTTTCGCCAACGCCGTGGAGCAGCTCCACGCCGAGCTCTATTCCGCCGCCGCCAAGGACCCCGCTGGCTATCCCGTCGAGGATTGGTACGTCTGCTCGGTGTGCGGCTACACCATCGCCGGCGCGGCTCCCGAGAAGTGCCCGGTCTGCCAGGCTTTGGCCAAGGCGTTTTTCAAGGTCGACTAG
- a CDS encoding Fur family transcriptional regulator encodes MQIDALKILFAQSGLKFTNQRYLVYKAMVEARDHPSAETVWRRVRESAPAISLDTVYRTLASLEARGLVTRVPGGAEESRFDGDASPHHHLVCLQCGGIEDFVMLGAGLADLPPEVAAWGRVRDAQVLVRGVCRRCLGL; translated from the coding sequence ATGCAGATCGACGCCCTCAAAATACTGTTCGCCCAAAGCGGCCTCAAGTTTACCAACCAACGGTATCTGGTATACAAGGCCATGGTCGAAGCCCGGGATCATCCCTCGGCCGAGACGGTCTGGCGGCGAGTTCGGGAGTCGGCTCCGGCCATTTCCCTGGATACGGTCTACCGCACCCTGGCTTCGCTGGAGGCGCGGGGGCTGGTGACCCGGGTGCCGGGAGGGGCCGAAGAGAGCCGCTTCGACGGGGACGCGTCGCCCCATCACCATCTGGTGTGCTTGCAGTGCGGGGGCATCGAGGATTTCGTCATGCTCGGAGCCGGGCTGGCCGATCTGCCGCCGGAAGTGGCGGCCTGGGGCCGCGTGCGCGACGCCCAGGTGCTGGTTCGCGGCGTGTGCCGCCGTTGCCTTGGCTTGTGA